The DNA window GTGATTTGTTCAAAAGCTGATGATAGAACCAAGACAATGAGCATATGATGATTCTCCTTAGGACAGCCCAGACCCTTGGATCTTAACACTAGGCATTTTATACTGTGGAGAACTCACAATTCTGGACTTCCTTACTTTGAGGGTGATTACCTCCCATGGTTTGAGAGCAAATAAAAATGTGACCTATGCCATGACAGCCTTTTTTGTTCCCAGTAAACACACAAGCACAAGCACAAGAAAGGGCTGATGATGAAAATGTTGAATTTTGGCTGAGCTCTgtacttttgaaaaataatgacaataagAAACTCCCTGAACTTTGTTTTATGAAACCCCCTACCTTTTGTGTTCCAGGAAACAGTACACCCAACAGGATAACCCTTCTTTGTGTGACTTAGATAGGACTGGCAACTCTGTCTCATGTCTCCCTTGTTGACTTTACCGTGACAAGACCAAACATAGATCTTTCCCCTTTCACCTAAACCTGCTGACAAGGCCAGTCACAAATTCTCCAATTCCTCCTTGTCTCATGAATGATTAGCTGAGATCAGAACTGTTGGTCTGCCTCAAATTAGCTAGACACAAAGGTAAACATTTCCTGTTCAGCCAACTTACTGAGATGCCTCATGACTGCAGAACAACCGCCTATGAATCCCTCACTGGTGTACTCCTCCCCATAAAACAGTAGGGTAATACCACCTGCCGAGAAGCTCTAATCTTGGCATCTGGGGTGTTCTCCATATTGTAATTAACTGGATGAGATCAATTTCCTTACTTGTTCAGGTTTTGTCTTCGGCAATAACATCCATCAGAGggttgagaatttaaaaaaaaattttttttttttttaaaagaagagggacttccctggtggtcaagcagttaagactctgtgctcccaatacaggagacccaggtttgatccctagtcagggaactagatcccacatgccatatgaGATCagggcaaccaaataaataagaaaaaaggaaaaaagggagtcTAAACACATGGGGAGACAGCTGGGTCACAGAGTTACAAGGAAGGAGAAGGTGTAGTTgcctcagttcacatactgtggcTCATTAAACCTGTACCTCCTCAACCAAATTATTAAACCACTACCCATTCAGCTTCAGAGGACCAGTGAAGGAGTTCATTAACTGATTTCTAGATTGAAATTAATGAAATCCATTCATTTCTTTAGTGCTAATCAGGGGAAAGTTAAAGGTTGAAAAAGGAACGAAAGCAGCCCCTGACACAAGCTGGCCTGGCATTCACAGCTATGCCAGGGTATtctcctgtatgtgtgtgtatatatatacacacaatctCAGGAGACCTTAAAGTGAGCAAAATAAGGCCACCTGTTAGTTTGGCCTAGGCCACTGTGCCACACACACAGTACCAAACAACCTGCTATCTTGGTTAAAATGAGTGATTGCTGCTTCTTAACCAATTTCAGCTTTTCCTTGCTCTAGTCTGCCCTCCTTATAGGTAAGATTTGAGATAGCCAAAGGAAAAGCTGCTAGAGCCTTTCTGTCAACCCTTGCACTCTTCAACTTCATATCTTCTTCAATCCTGTTGCCTAGAATGCAGACATCTTAGATCATGAGTCCAGGCTACCCTCAGTGGAACAAGAGAAAAGACAGCTGTGTCTTGGACATCAAAGAGCACCATACAGTGCCTGAACTGCCTTCTCTGTCTTTTACATGATGAAGTAAATGCGGAAAGCAGGAAGTCTAGAGCTGACCGAACCTGGAGGAAGAGAGTGGGGCGGaaggagaaaaagggaaagacaggaaagaaagaaaagggtacAACATTgctcaggagaaggaaaggagtAGGAAGGGACAGGATGAGGAGTTGGGTTAGTGCCAAGGTCTAAGCAACTCTTTTGCTTGTTGTTCCTAGAGCCTTAAAAGAGCGGGTTTCATTGGAAATTATTAACTATGATACTTTCTACAGAACACTAATTCAAAATGATGGCAATAATAAGGTGCTGTGTTCCTCATCTCAGGGATGAAAGCCAGAGCTAAGTTTGACTCAGGCAGGGCAAGTACTGGAGGGCTCTGGCTTCACACAGTGGTTACTACAGCTTCAGGTATCACATTTAGACAGAACATTGCTCAGGGGAAGAAAAGGGATCTCTTTCCATGGCCCTTTCTTAAAAGTGAAGAAACCTTTTGCCATAAGCCTCCCTTCAGACTTGCCCTTCAGTGTACTAGCCAGAGCTAGATTATATATCCATTACTAGAGCAATAACAGACAGAGAATAGGATTGCCATGAAAAATAAACCATTCTTATTAACTTGGGTCCACCTCCAGAACTAGGGACGAGATCATCTTCCTCTTAGTCACAAAGGGGGGAGAGAGATACAGGACCACTACTTCTGGGGGTGCAAGCTTTTTAactcagtcacaaaaaggaacaaaactgtcccatttgcagagacatgaatggacctagagactgttatacatagtgaagtgagtcagaaagaggtaacaaatattgtatattaacacatacatgtggagtctagaaaagtggtacagaTGAGCCTATCAGAAAAAcggaaacagacacagatgtaaagaacaaaaaaatgtatggacaccaaggggggaaGGAATGGGATAAACTGGGATTTATGTATATAtgccactatgtataaaatagataaccagtgagaacttactgtatagcacaggggagctctactcagtgctccgtggtgacctaaaagggaaggaaatttaaaaaggggATATAGGTAAACATAtggatgattcactttgctgtacaatagaaactaatacaacattgtaaagcaactacactccaataaaaaatttttttaaaaagggcagtATCTGATTCTAGGGTACCCCATTCACATTCCCACACATTGTAATTTGTAAAGTTACTGACAAGTTTCCAGCAGATGGCAGTAAAGTGCTTGGAGAAaggactcctgctgctgctaagtcgcttcagtcttgtccgactctgtgtgaccccatagacggaagcccaccaagttcccccatccgtgggattctccaggcaagaacactggagtgggttgccatttccttctccaatgcatgaaagtgaaaactgaaagggaagtcactcagtcatgtccgactcttagcaaccccatggactgcagcctaccaggttcctccgtccatgggattttccaggcaagagtactggagcggggtgccactgccttctccgagcttTCCCTAATTTACACACAGTGAGGTGACAAGGTAGATAATTAACGAAAGTCAAGATTACGTCagatgaagggcttccctggtggctcagacagtaaagaattcccctgcagtgcgggagacctgggtctgattcctgagttgggaagaccgcctggaggagggcctggcaacgcactccagtattcttgcctgagaatcccatggaaagaggagcctggcgggctacaggacatggggtcacaaagagttggacatgactgactaagcacatTAGACGAAAGTGGTGGTGAAGCTGAGAAATGAGAGTCCTACAACATAGATAATCAAATTCaatgtaaactttaaaaatatatatgtggtaAATTCTATTTAATGAAACAATTCATTCCATatttaagaaatgtttaaaaaatctttattcaaTAAATTCCAATGTAgttactctgaaaaaaaaaatagtatcctAAAttgaaaatcattattttaatcaacaaaaagtttttaaatatctgTCAAGATTGACTTCTATAAGAGTGGCAGCATTCAATACAGCAAAGACCCTACTCTCTCTCATATCAAATGATTATGGTACACAGAAAATTACTATACCGTGAAAAAAGATACTGATTGAACGGATGAAATATTATCACTAAGGATCATTATAAGACatgattaattttaagaaatctgatatttaaaaaaagcattaaattttcttcattatttctctCATGTATCTATAGAAAGGGAAAATATAGTTAAAATTAAACAAGCAAACATAGGATAAAATTGGGAATACAGGGTGATATGTCAGGAAAAGATTTTAAGAGAGTCTGGCTAATTAATTTTCTTGTTGCTGTAACCTCTACCACTTTCTCTTAATATCAAAGCAGAATTGTATAAATAATTATGATACAAAAATGTAAGGAATTTCTTAGGATCAGTTTACACTATGGGTCAATAATATATGCAACGTGTACGATGAAATGGAATTCCTTTCATATCTTCCCTGTGATCACGGGCATAGTCCCATAAGTAATAATCCAGAAGAATGGAATTAATCTCTCCAGTAGTTTTTTCACCCTTTTTTTCAATAAGCTCCAGAAGACAATCCCGGATCAGCTCGACACACCAAACTGAGCACCCTCTGATTTCCACCTCTTGCCTACTCCCATAAAAAAGCATTTCTCCtgcaaggaggaaaaagaaaaataagcactaatagtcaatgaaataaaatgcattcAAAACTTTACTGTAGGACAACATGCAGTAAATAGTActcattttaaaactgtaaatctCAGACTTTACTTATTTTTGGTAATTTAAACAATTTCTAAACTCTGGCATTAATTCAAAATTGCAAGTTAAGTTCCACATGGTCAGGGATTGTGTCTGACTTGATTGTCTCAATATTCATAGGACCTAGCATAGCCCCTTGCATATACCAGCTCCCCAATAAATATCTGCTAATTGAATATGGGTGagccatatattttaaaatatgacagcaagattattaaattatttaaaagacagGATTTAAAATTTGGGTTTGatgttggagaaaaaaaaaattactgcaaaATGTGGAGGACTCCCAGGGGGCCAAATAAACAGCACCTCCCTTACCCTTGAGAACTTAATGTTGTCTTGGGGACACTCCAGATACATCAAGAAAAACCTAGGAGATCAAAGTTCTTAGCTTGAGCAAGGAAAACCATGCTTGTTCTTCAGAGTCAGGATCCCTTTGTCAGCTCTGCCTGAATACAGAGCCGCTAGATCCTACAGGTATTCAGTGCTCATCTCCAGAGTATATCTGATCCTGCAAGGTGGACACTGGTAGTGCTCTGCCAGGGAGACCCGAGTTGGGCTCAGCAACTCAACAGATAGAGGCAGACAGAGTAAGTGGATGCAGCAGCTGGGCGCAAAATGTGGTCAATTAGAGAGCATATGCTGCCCCATGTCAAGGCAGACAGACCCCAGAGTTCGagcatttttcttctcttggaaATCAGAAAATTGAATTTCATGTGAAATCTAATTGTTAAGTGCTGATAACTAATTACAAATTGCTTAAAACACTGTTCAAGCCAAACAAAACACATCTGCAAGCTATATTTGGCCTTGGGCCACCAACTGGTACACTTACACAGAGCTTCAGAGTAGCTGAGAAGCCCTGTGATCCACTGAGACCTAGAGGAAATGCCCTATTTTAGCCCCACTGGTTCCATTCTGTCACTTGGGATCTTAAATAGTGTTACTTGTGTCCCTTCCATATGTCTATCTCTGACCCTTGGGGCAAGTGGAGGAACAGACACTGACTTAGCATTTGAGTTAAGCTTTTTTGGATGTGTAGGATTTGaactgaataaaagaaaatttgggTGGGGGAAACCAGGCAAGAAAGTGTTTATAAAGATAGGAATGTGTATCGCatacacccaaaaaaaaaaaaaaaaagaccaactgAATATGGCTGTATGTAGAAGAAGCCCTGACTGCTAAAGGTTGTCCCTTTAAAGGTAGTCAACAATTAATGATCCCAGACATGAGTATTATGACATAGAACAGcctgttatttttcaaatgaggaaatgaGCAAAATGGATTGCCCAAGGCTACATAAAAATCTGGTAGAAGCAACCATAGGAATAATGGTACCTTTATATTCTGTGTCATTCTTATTTTGAGTGACTGAAATATATTTCACGAAAAAAAATTACTCAATCATAAAAacagcttcttttaaaaataaagaaaaaagtagcTGAAAGTATTGCccctaaaagagaaaataacatgaaaattgtacaatataattatttttcttatgcaaaggaatatttaaaaagagaaaagttactTTTCATATAAACACAATTATCTATACTCATAATAAGACTCTCATTCTTGAGAATTAATATTCAAACTCAATAATGGCAAATAAATAAGCCTAGAAAAGTCAGTGACTTGTGCAAGATAAACCAGCGGCAGACCCTGGAGCCTCCTCACTCAAAATCCAGTACATATTATTTATCTCTCAGCCCACTTTTTATTTCACAGTGCAGTATGCTCTTAAGCTTAATTAATAACACTTTGAATACAAACCTGAACTGTCTTAGTGTTGCACACCTTCATGTGACATAAATTTAGGTGTCATTTTAATGTAAGACTCTGAAATGATGATGTCCAGACAGTGTGATTTCCAGCAATAACCATATTCCAcagtgtaaaaaacaaaaaccaattttCTCTATAATTTAATTGCCCTTGCATTCTTTACATGTGCTTTTAACAAtaatagtgttttgttttttttttaagggaagacCTTTCGTGAAAGAAATGACAAAGACTGAACAAGTCACAGTATAACAAAGAATGTCTTAATTAAGCTAGCAAACCTTTGAGAAGCTTCTCCAGTAGTTCATTGGAGTATTTCAGGGCTCCCAGGTAAACAAGAACCTGAGGTAATCTGTAGTCGGCAAACATGGTGATACTGGAGATGTCCTTAAAGCAGCCATCTCCTTTCCCCTCTAATACACTCCACGTATCTGCCACCAGGATTTGGGCCCTTTTgtaaaaagaaattcttttccCCTGATGAATGAAGAGAATATGAATGTTACCTGGGTATCTGAAAGCCTTATGTATGCTATTAAAAAAAGGTACACATCGGAAACATTTTTTCAAGGGTAAATAATCTTACTCTTTGGTAAGAATTTATAGaccttttatagaaaaaaaaaaaagggagtctATAGATACTAATTCATCTCTATCACTCCAGGTTTACTTCCTTTATTTTTCAAAGCACATAAAATACAATTCATGTCATCATGGTACTACTCAGTGTTCTTTTTCAATGACATtactttatatacatatttctgtGCCACTATAATTTATCTGCTTACTATGTTTAAGGGCTAGATAGCATTTCTTTAGaaagtttcttaaaatatatatatatgcttttctgAGTGCAACATAATTcacattaattatattaaatatagaagcatatggaagaaaaa is part of the Capra hircus breed San Clemente chromosome 8, ASM170441v1, whole genome shotgun sequence genome and encodes:
- the C8H9orf64 gene encoding UPF0553 protein C9orf64 homolog isoform X2, which produces MPLIEERHRILNETGKILLEKFGGSFLNCVQKSDKSAQKLLHLVVENFPSYRDVTQFEGKRISFYKRAQILVADTWSVLEGKGDGCFKDISSITMFADYRLPQVLVYLGALKYSNELLEKLLKGEMLFYGSRQEVEIRGCSVWCVELIRDCLLELIEKKGEKTTGEINSILLDYYLWDYARDHREDMKGIPFHRTRCIYY